A genome region from Geodermatophilus bullaregiensis includes the following:
- a CDS encoding sensor histidine kinase, whose translation MTAVPLQAGPSVAGIPPTRELRPRAEPAAGPAAEAEHRLDVAAQREAVDAERHRIARELHDSVAQHVLSAGMTIEWCRPEVAHHAEVHERLGHAKALTREAVERLRGAIHALSVHASDVPEPGLPGLLDRLPTVPGLALAVRVEGRPRVLPPDAEHQLFRIASECLSTTARHARAGRAVVRLGYRPDGLRLSVADDGAGDPETLRRALRAAAGRDDGHHRGLLNIASRCRELGATLRFTRARLGGVRVEVRLPLTPEETGD comes from the coding sequence GTGACCGCCGTCCCGCTGCAGGCCGGCCCGTCCGTGGCCGGCATCCCGCCGACCCGGGAGCTGCGGCCTCGCGCCGAGCCCGCGGCCGGACCGGCTGCCGAGGCCGAGCACCGTCTCGACGTCGCCGCCCAGCGCGAGGCGGTGGACGCCGAGCGGCACCGCATCGCCCGCGAGCTGCACGACAGCGTGGCCCAGCACGTCCTCTCGGCCGGGATGACCATCGAGTGGTGCCGGCCGGAGGTGGCCCACCACGCGGAGGTGCACGAGCGGCTCGGCCACGCCAAGGCGCTCACCCGCGAGGCCGTCGAGCGGCTGCGCGGGGCCATCCACGCGCTCTCGGTGCACGCGTCCGACGTCCCGGAACCGGGGCTGCCGGGGCTGCTGGACCGCCTGCCGACCGTGCCGGGGCTGGCGCTCGCCGTCCGCGTCGAGGGTCGGCCGCGGGTGCTGCCCCCCGACGCCGAGCACCAGCTGTTCCGGATCGCCTCGGAGTGCCTGTCCACCACCGCTCGGCACGCGCGGGCCGGCCGCGCCGTCGTCCGGCTGGGCTACCGCCCCGACGGGCTGCGGCTGTCGGTCGCCGACGACGGCGCCGGCGACCCCGAGACGCTGCGCCGCGCGCTGCGGGCCGCGGCCGGCCGGGACGACGGCCACCACCGCGGGCTGCTCAACATCGCCTCCCGCTGCCGCGAGCTCGGCGCCACGCTGCGCTTCACCCGTGCCCGCCTGGGCGGGGTGCGGGTGGAGGTCCGGCTGCCCCTGACCCCCGAGGAGACCGGTGACTGA
- a CDS encoding bifunctional 3-(3-hydroxy-phenyl)propionate/3-hydroxycinnamic acid hydroxylase, whose amino-acid sequence MSGAPVVVVGAGPVGTTAALLLARHGLEVVLLDRRPRPSDLPRAVHLDDEALRALADAGVADGFLALSRPAAGLRLLDAGHRTLAEFRREPDAGRHGWPQASMFHQPDLEELLGAAVERAPAITVRRGAEVVGLAAADRSVTVEVRDGGRRRDVVASAVLGCDGAHSTVRGLLGTRMRDLGRPDRWLVVDLRSPAPLPVWPGVHQVCDPARAATFMPVTGDRYRVEARLRPGETAADLTRSATLHALLAPFGAQDAEVVRAAEYVYRAQVADRWRRGRVLLAGDAAHLTPPFVGQGLGLGLRDVHQLAWKLAAVVGGTAGEELLDSHQAEREPHARALVRLAALVGRLMTGGGAAAAPVRRAVLTAVGRVPALAAYATDSRTPALRGGPLVDRRGRPGRRLAGTLVPRARVRAGGRECRLDDVLGAGPAVLTAGGGVLAVEAGGRRTEVDDVDGVLTAWLRAGRATTVAVRPDRVVRSAS is encoded by the coding sequence ATGTCGGGGGCTCCGGTGGTCGTGGTCGGCGCCGGCCCGGTCGGCACCACCGCGGCCCTGCTGCTGGCCCGGCACGGCCTCGAGGTCGTGCTGCTGGACCGCCGCCCCCGGCCCTCCGACCTGCCCCGTGCGGTCCACCTGGACGACGAGGCGCTGCGGGCGCTGGCCGACGCCGGCGTCGCGGACGGCTTCCTCGCGCTGAGCCGGCCCGCGGCGGGGCTGCGGCTGCTCGACGCCGGCCACCGGACGCTGGCCGAGTTCCGCCGGGAGCCGGACGCGGGCCGGCACGGCTGGCCGCAGGCGTCGATGTTCCACCAGCCCGACCTCGAGGAGCTGCTGGGCGCCGCCGTCGAGCGGGCGCCCGCCATCACGGTGCGCCGGGGTGCCGAGGTGGTCGGGCTGGCCGCGGCGGACCGGTCCGTCACGGTGGAGGTGCGGGACGGCGGCCGGCGCCGGGACGTCGTCGCCTCGGCGGTGCTCGGCTGCGACGGCGCGCACAGCACCGTCCGCGGCCTGCTCGGGACGCGGATGCGCGACCTCGGCCGGCCCGACCGGTGGCTGGTGGTGGACCTGCGCTCGCCGGCGCCGCTGCCGGTGTGGCCGGGCGTGCACCAGGTCTGCGACCCCGCCCGCGCGGCCACGTTCATGCCCGTCACCGGCGACCGGTACCGCGTCGAGGCGCGACTGCGCCCGGGGGAGACCGCGGCCGACCTCACCCGGTCCGCGACGCTGCACGCCCTGCTGGCGCCCTTCGGTGCACAGGACGCCGAGGTGGTCCGGGCCGCTGAGTACGTCTACCGCGCGCAGGTCGCCGACCGCTGGCGCCGCGGGCGGGTGCTGCTGGCCGGCGACGCCGCGCACCTGACCCCGCCGTTCGTCGGCCAGGGCCTGGGACTCGGTCTGCGCGACGTGCACCAGCTCGCCTGGAAGCTCGCCGCCGTCGTCGGGGGGACGGCCGGCGAGGAGCTGCTCGACAGCCACCAGGCCGAGCGCGAGCCGCACGCGCGGGCGCTGGTCCGGCTGGCGGCGCTGGTCGGGCGGCTGATGACCGGTGGGGGAGCGGCCGCCGCGCCGGTCCGCCGCGCGGTGCTCACCGCGGTCGGCCGGGTGCCGGCGCTGGCCGCCTACGCCACCGACAGCCGGACGCCGGCGCTGCGGGGCGGGCCGCTGGTGGACCGGCGCGGCCGGCCCGGCCGCCGGCTGGCCGGCACCCTCGTGCCGCGGGCGCGGGTGCGCGCCGGCGGGCGGGAGTGCCGCCTCGACGACGTCCTCGGCGCCGGTCCCGCGGTGCTCACCGCGGGCGGCGGCGTCCTGGCCGTCGAGGCCGGCGGGCGGCGGACCGAGGTCGACGACGTCGACGGTGTGCTCACGGCCTGGCTGCGGGCCGGCCGCGCGACGACGGTCGCCGTGCGGCCGGACCGGGTCGTCCGGTCGGCCTCCTGA